Proteins from a genomic interval of Plasmodium sp. gorilla clade G2 genome assembly, chromosome: 10:
- a CDS encoding S-adenosylmethionine decarboxylase/ornithine decarboxylase, which produces MNGIFEGIEKRVIIKLKEDFFKGNNSLNSFLDIPKELWEEKLKYIGCSVVSEISENKQERRDERCRVYLLSESSLYIFDNSLFIKTCGKTRVLFFIPFVVDLLVYQMTNVGIIEKNCVYDETFIEKHKFNNITEFIEKNFDYCFFTHMNYRNKTKDGYYEQEYPHKSIDDEKNFFQFFFKNIQMFNTHLPMDRMHYIFFSCSDNANMKEIASTFKFCSEIHMFGIKKYNEKKQFHDAYLNKKSLNLFTSLPQDNLKLYDSDSEKELSYICSTDRTYEDTVICSNSSISDEKNRNAVQEEENDDITIRDEEDNKVVIKMVDTNLYECMNDNKESFLYNEFYFTPYGYSCNVSDKNNYFCVHYSPEDLVSYVSVEVSSNVSCDGFLDFMKNQLNFYNAKYMYMINYIFCEDTNKVWMSDNNKEAKKSNTYEMTNDHNNNSSSSSITSCFDNRWNSFYYNLLHEKEEYYYLNKKLRNDLFMNSKQSYKLHTFTEQIVGFLRVQYFVYELRDVARYIEKETLLANSASIHMCNRKEESDIKDDYITIKLSDASRINKLTEKDVDDMYEYALNFCRQNKIAILDTDNNVDGVRKHENSMKRHKVQIIDEEKKKENAALYEKVNDMSSLDHFVNKNNVMSMYYDDSKYIMINKDDENSTIATKSNTNSNNNDDDNSCSSKNITVSRSSSCNKSHISNSSIDNSYGNEKMKYACADEKNIKNDTLYVQKMSDAKNCKENGNDIHVNVNVNVNVDVNVEVDNQNNMEKKYKEEIFNYYEKNIIEVQALEKVLKEDIDTSVVCINLQKILAQYIRFKKNLPHVTPFYSVKSNNDEVVIKFLYGLNCNFDCASIGEIKKVIRLLPNISRDRIIFANTIKSINSLIYARKENINLCTFDNIDELKKIYKYHPKCSLILRINVDFKNYKSYMSSKYGANEYEWEEMLLYAKEHNLNIVGVSFHVGSNTKNLFDFCLAIKLCRDVFDMSKNMGFNFYIINLGGGYPEELEYDNAKKHDKIHYCTLSLNEIKKDIENFLNEETFMKTKYGYYSFEKISLAVNMSIDHYFSHMKNKLKVICEPGRYMVAASSTLAVKIIGKRHPTFKGIMLKDLKDHYDPLNFAQQEIKKEDKNVITDYNNMQQIKHSENHQGGDDKILNKETNIKEDTTKMGDNSSSQVNESVSCDINKNVVENKTMNGTTTVDGNDNIKKSGTITVDGNDNIKKSGTITMDGNDNIKKSGTITMDGNDNIKKSGTITMDGNDNIKKSGTITMDGNDNIKKSRTITIGGNDNIKKSGTITMDGNDNIKKSGTTTVDDNDNINIAHKNIGNNFSSSNSKLGNITNIKKKVVNINDNRYNYFSYYVSDSIYGCFSGIIFDEYNRCPIYVIKNKNNPNQNFMNFNLYLANVFGQSCDGLDMINSITYLPECYINDWLLYEYAGAYTFVSSSNFNGFKKCQKVYIFPQSKPYLNCQPNKLETRK; this is translated from the coding sequence ATGAACGGAATCTTTGAAGGAATTGAAAAAAGAGTTATCATCAAGTTGAAGGAGGATTTTTTTAAAGGAAATAATAGTTTGAACTCCTTTTTAGATATCCCTAAAGAATTGTgggaagaaaaattaaaatatattggtTGTAGTGTTGTATCTGAAATAAGTGAGAACAAACAAGAGAGAAGAGATGAACGTTGTcgtgtttatttattatcagAGAGTTCTTTATACATTTTTGATAATTCCTTATTTATTAAGACATGTGGAAAAACAAgagttttatttttcataccATTCGTAGTTGATTTGTTAGTATATCAAATGACTAATGTAGgtattatagaaaaaaattgtgTGTATGATGAAACTTTTATTGAGAaacataaatttaataatataactgagttcatagaaaaaaatttcgattattgtttttttacACATATGAATTAcagaaataaaacaaaagatGGTTATTATGAACAGGAATATCCACACAAGTCGATTGATGATGagaaaaatttttttcaatttttttttaagaacaTACAAATGTTTAATACACATTTACCTATGGACAGAATgcattatatattcttttcttgTTCAGATAATGCAAATATGAAAGAAATAGCATCTACATTTAAGTTCTGCTCAGAAATTCATATGTTCGgtattaagaaatataatgaGAAGAAACAATTCCATGATGCATATCTGAATAAGAAATCGTTGAATTTATTTACAAGCCTGCCTCAAGATAATCTAAAACTATATGATAGTGATTCTGAAAAAGAATTAAGCTACATCTGTAGTACCGATCGAACGTATGAAGATACTGTAATTTGTAGTAATAGTAGTATATCAGATGAGAAGAATAGAAATGCAGTacaagaagaagaaaatgatgatataactATAAGAGATGAGGAAGACAATAAGGTTGTAATAAAAATGGTAGATACGAATTTATATGAATgtatgaatgataataaagaaagctttttatataatgaattttattttacacCTTATGGTTATTCTTGTAATGTATCTgacaaaaataattatttttgtgTGCATTATTCACCCGAAGATTTGGTATCCTATGTTTCTGTTGAGGTATCTTCAAATGTTTCGTGTGATGGATTTTTAGATTTTATGAAAAACCAGttgaatttttataatgctaaatatatgtatatgataaattatatattttgtgagGATACCAACAAGGTCTGGATGTCTGACAATAACAAGGAAGCAAAAAAAAGCAACACATATGAAATGACAaatgatcataataataatagtagtagtagtagtattACTAGTTGTTTTGATAATAGATggaattctttttattataatttattgcATGAGAAAGaagaatattattacttgaacaaaaaattaagaaacgATTTGTTTATGAATTCTAAACAATCCTACAAATTACATACGTTCACTGAACAGATCGTTGGATTTTTAAGAGTtcaatattttgtttatgaATTAAGAGATGTTGCTAgatatattgaaaaagaaACTTTGCTAGCTAATTCGGCATCTATACATATGTGTAATAGAAAAGAAGAAAGTGACATAAAAGATGATTATATAACAATCAAATTGTCAGACGCAAgtagaataaataaattaactgAAAAGGATGTTGATGATATGTATGAGTATGCTTTAAATTTTTGtagacaaaataaaatagctATTTTAGATACTGATAATAATGTTGATGGTGTGAGAAAACATGAGAACTCAATGAAACGTCATAAAGTACAAATAattgatgaagaaaaaaaaaaagagaatgctgcattatatgaaaaagttAATGACATGAGTTCATTGGATCATTTtgtaaataagaataatgtGATGAGTATGTACTATGAtgattcaaaatatattatgataaataaGGATGATGAAAATTCGACGATAGCTACAAAAAGTAATactaatagtaataataatgatgatgacaACAGTTGTAGTAGCAAGAATATAACTGTGAGTAGAAGTAGTAGTTGTAATAAAAGCCATATTAGTAATAGTAGCATTGATAATTCTTATGGCAATGAAAAGATGAAATATGCATGTGCTgatgaaaagaatataaagaatGATACATTGTATGTACAAAAAATGAGTGATGCTAAAAATTGTAAAGAAAATGGAAATGACATACATGTAAATGTAAATGTAAATGTAAACGTAGATGTAAACGTAGAAGTTGATAACCAAAACAATAtggaaaagaaatataaagaagaaatttttaattattatgaaaagaatataattgAAGTGCAAGCATTAGAAAAAGTattaaaagaagatataGATACATCTGTTGTTTGCATAAATTTACAGAAAATATTAGCTCAATATATAAGATTTAAAAAGAATCTACCACATGTTACACCTTTTTATTCTGTTAAaagtaataatgatgaagttgtaataaaatttttatatggaTTGAATTGTAATTTTGATTGTGCTTCTATTGGTGAGATAAAAAAAGTGATTAGATTATTACCGAATATATCAAGAGATAGAATAATATTTGCGAATACAATAAAAAGTATtaattcattaatatatgcaagaaaagaaaatattaatttatgtacctttgataatatagatgaattaaagaaaatatataaatatcatcCCAAATGTTCTTTAATATTACGTATTAATGttgattttaaaaattataaatctTATATGTCATCTAAATATGGTGCAAATGAATATGAATGGGAAgaaatgttattatatgCAAAGGaacataatttaaatattgttGGTGTATCATTTCATGTTGGTAGTAATACCAAGAATTTATTTGATTTCTGTCTAGCTATTAAATTATGTAGAGATGTTTTTGATATGAGTAAAAACATGGgctttaatttttatataataaatttaggTGGGGGATATCCAGAAGAATTAGAATATGATAATGCAAAGAAACATGATAAAATACATTATTGTACTTTAAGTttgaatgaaataaaaaaagatatagaaaattttttaaatgaagaaaCTTTTATGAAAACCAAATATGGATATTATAGCtttgaaaaaatatcattGGCTGTTAATATGTCTATTGATCATTATTTTAgtcatatgaaaaataaattaaaagttATTTGTGAACCTGGTAGATATATGGTGGCTGCTTCTTCAACCTTAGCTGTAAAAATTATAGGAAAGAGACATCCAACATTTAAGGGTATTATGTTAAAAGATTTAAAAGACCATTATGATCCCTTAAATTTTGCACAAcaagaaattaaaaaggaagacaaaaatgtaataacagattataataatatgcaaCAAATAAAACATAGTGAAAATCATCAAGGGGGcgatgataaaatattaaataaggagacaaatataaaagaagacACTACTAAAATGGGTGATAATTCTTCCAGTCAAGTTAATGAGAGTGTATCgtgtgatataaataaaaatgtagtagaaaataaaacaatgAATGGAACTACTACCGTGGAtggtaatgataatataaaaaaaagtggaACGATTACCGTGGAtggtaatgataatataaaaaaaagtggaACTATTACTATGGAtggtaatgataatataaaaaaaagtggaACTATTACCATGGAtggtaatgataatataaaaaaaagtggaACTATTACCATGGAtggtaatgataatataaaaaaaagtggaACTATTACCATGGAtggtaatgataatataaaaaagagtAGAACTATTACCATTGGtggtaatgataatataaaaaaaagtggaACTATTACCATGGAtggtaatgataatataaaaaaaagtggaACTACTACCGTGGATGATAAcgacaatataaatattgctcataaaaatattggtAACAATTTTAGTAGTAGTAATTCCAAATTAGGCAACATAactaatataaagaaaaaagttgtaaatataaatgataatagatataattatttttcttattatgtTAGTGATAGTATATATGGTTGTTTTAGTGGTATCATAtttgatgaatataatagatgtcctatttatgttattaaaaacaaaaataatcctaatcaaaattttatgaattttaatttatatttagcAAATGTTTTTGGTCAATCATGTGATGGCTTAGATATGATTAATTCTATAACATACTTACCAGAATGTTATATTAATGATTGGCTTCTTTATGAATATGCTGGAGCATACACATTTGTAAGCTCATCGAACTTTAAtggatttaaaaaatgtcaGAAGGTTTATATATTCCCTCAATCGAAACCTTATCTTAACTGTCAGCCGAACAAATTGGaaacaagaaaataa
- a CDS encoding leucine-rich repeat protein: MASYNVLGELTTFNEDETIITHQYSRIKKIENIEKCKKLKTLKLISNCIEKLENLENNVELEHLELYENVIKKIENISMLINLKVLDLSFNKIKIIENLDTLVNLEELYLSSNKISKIENLQNCKKLRLLELGYNKIRTIENIEHLTNLEELWLGKNKIEHINLPYLPKLKKLSVQHNRLTDICEKSIKNILCVEELYISYNKINDIIDCFKDLKHLKVLDLSYNEIDNISICSHLKSVEELWLNNNNIHNLEMIQNLSTNDNLKTLYLEKNIIQDNLKENYRKTIIQILPQLKQLDALPISSSTKLQT; this comes from the exons atggctAGTTATAATGTGCTTGGTGAACTTACAACCTTCAATGAGGATGAAACTATAATTACACATCAATATtcaagaataaaaaaaatagaaaacattgaaaaatgtaaaaagtTAAAA acCCTCAAGCTTATATCCAACTGCATTGAGAAACTGgaaaatttagaaaataatgTTGAACTAGAACATTtagaattatatgaaaatgtgATCAAAAAAATAGAGAACATATCTATGCTGATTAATTTAaa agTGTTGGATTTGTcgtttaataaaataaaaattattgaaaATTTAGATACTCTAGTCAATTTAGAAGAGTTGTATTTATCTAGCAATAAAATATCAAAG attGAAAATTTACAGAATTGTAAAAAATTGAGACTTCTAGAATtaggatataataaaattagaaCCATTGAAAATATCGAACATCTAACAAATTTAGAAGAATTGTGGcttggaaaaaataaaatagaacaCATAAATTTACCTTATCTtccaaaattaaaaaaattaagtgtACAACATAATCGCTTAACAGATATATGTGAGAaatctataaaaaatattttatgtgttgaagaattatatataagttataataaaataaatgatattattgaTTGCTTCAAAGatttaaaacatttaaaaGTTCTTGATCTATCATATAATGAAATAGATAATATCTCTATATGTTCTCATTTAAAATCTGTAGAAGAATTATggttaaataataataatatacataactTAGAAATGATTCAAAATTTATCtacaaatgataatttaaaaactTTATAtctagaaaaaaatataatacaagaTAACTTGaaagaaaattatagaaAAACTATCATACAAATTTTGCCACAATTAAAACAATTAGATGCTCTACCTATTTCGTCTTCAACAAAATTACAAacatga
- a CDS encoding RNA polymerase II-associated protein 1, putative: protein MDDSLNNLQDKLRKERTNDKFILNKCNFNIIERYEDSSSEEENGFDSNNNKGKSDLKEDYKNNSLSCNTKNDNITNDNNNNNNNNNINDNVSFPLALHRSILNLQKNNKTEKMQKVEIYENKKVTINNENNNINRNNNFNNNNIINNNNIINNNNFINNNNNNSETQISIDAKKNFNEKYHLNTQNKYNLTFQLNKNEVAKLEWTNPVKDDEIRIIKNIEEIKLHEIRFDFQGKLRIQINEKLYNEKENKMIFNHFDGLYHHNEEPLNSGYTLPEILYLCQSSYNNQVCISLKILKHIFINMHIKLSYIYPTFQNIFNSNFMKNKFSYGFTYKRFINYINNDLKIFQKLLIIFNYYYNKNVEINCLHTLASYLFPNNIFQINDNVLFNQYVDINNKQQKHNYLFFQDYEIFSYPNFFSDLCFFIDGYNIYFYSNKKYKIKNIKLSNVSNENCFGHNIQNKSGQKEEQNIQDDIPDDLEDQMEDIYFLDENNDINDTKINESNKNDVSNVKEDTVYNFSNFLKRYREKEDPLLLKEGKDGNNDIYIDKIKRWNTKKKINDKNGDVNINVSDINNTNNINKSTPIDHNTILYNDSINKQNNKNLMSFFEYMDTINFDPLKIRNLNFEMIKYCYMNKYNYNKILNNINNILTNNFAVIEIENSCVCLLIGLLIKKKQEINILKHSDLIKNIEKILESNMVGTDLYQERFNKQNKNKNNLLYSDDDVFRNPIHINFVYNIITLIKYIIIYNYDKEILNKIDILPFLMFFRTLPFFINNKNKEKYINGDININTHTDVNTNIYTNKYMNTPSNEDAYFFISTEIIKIFRLLLYCNIYIESVDYFHDIINYVNSVVVYKKKKNEECYIYKKFLSQIYLYISVYNCMHADKELSGLLYHNKIIRTLENSVNDNIYFSPTYDDNIKSIIKSNQYEKGITQHQKDDQLDDITKRGNTECYSFNILCDLELLYQCYTYIYSIFIATKKMKDNNNNNNININDKEDRFINIEHIKNIIKTIKVVVIFIKNKLNHLLNFYIEREEGNKTKTNIATTIIKDIWNECPFPFNYIIYNKRETNLYLFFLVYIQILNVILNIYYILIHMEYINEEKVMLIGIKNIFEDIENEILNNFMMNVFKEENILQSHNIFLPLAYLFYNIYKIKCFYNISNNNDNIIKEEKKNIKLHLLLFYSLTYSSSLYLNFECLKKIFNNPFLMEDNINNETTSKRINHNNVDNMETNRCDKKEVIDNDNIKDDLIDIENNNSDIYKEDITCSNLQKNKKKHIYLLTFLNKYITTDNNKCLLFFHSKKNLILLFLINIFKACCKPSNEIKKEEKLNIHKNLTLLLNEYFIEFISNNMDIDMFLKIFVSIFIVDNSKSIGDFLSEEKNIYHLLERIAHIYIFKRVSITPDAAQKNNINHDNKKDDIIIINKNNNSNNNNNNDIINDDNCETNHCCDNMNSSRINVSATLYLEKIQNIIITFTNNNNLDIIKEENILHNIHHLNKFRNEKRNITCYNDQKEILINKNILVIIYQQIIESYKKGCFFNPLFLSFLFFFSSSSFPNECRQLFFNDDDLIKMLAKNIFIHFYDNTHYIIFTTSTYYGEEQNNYLINITHLFPPLYSFIINTTEDEINLNKNLESYFRSVKKENSYTSLLHFIFYMKQAFLQT, encoded by the coding sequence ATGGATGACTCATTAAACAATCTGCAAGATAAATTGAGAAAAGAAAGAACCAATGATaagtttattttaaataaatgtaattttaatattattgaacGATATGAAGATTCATCAagtgaagaagaaaatggaTTTgacagtaataataataaaggaaaaagcgatttaaaagaagattataaaaataatagctTATCATGTAATACaaagaatgataatataacgaatgacaacaacaacaataataataataataatataaatgataatgttAGTTTCCCTTTAGCTTTACATAGaagtatattaaatttacaaaaaaataataaaactgaAAAAATGCAGAAAGTAGaaatttatgaaaataaaaaggtcACCATTAATAATGAAAACAATAACATCAATCGAAATAATAActtcaataataataatatcatcaataataataatatcatcaataataataatttcatcaataataataataacaattctGAGACACAAATCTCTATTgatgcaaaaaaaaattttaatgaaaaatatcaCCTGAATACACAAAACAAATACAACCTTACATTTCaacttaataaaaatgaagtaGCCAAACTCGAATGGACAAATCCAGTTAAAGATGATGAAATAAgaatcataaaaaatatagaagaaaTTAAATTACATGAAATACGTTTCGATTTTCAAGGAAAGCTAAGAATTCAAAtcaatgaaaaattatataatgaaaaagaaaataaaatgatattcAATCATTTTGATGGattatatcatcataatgAAGAACCATTAAATAGCGGATATACACTAccagaaatattatatttatgtcaaagttcttataataatcaaGTTTGTATttcattaaaaattttaaaacatatttttataaatatgcacataaaattatcatatatatatcctacatttcaaaatatttttaattccaattttatgaaaaataaattttcttATGGATTTACTTATAAaagatttattaattatattaataatgatttaaaaatattccaaaaattacttattatttttaattattattataataaaaatgtagaaaTAAATTGTCTACATACATTAGCTAGCTATTTATTtccaaataatattttccaaataaatgataatgtattatttaatcAATATGTtgacataaataataaacaacaAAAACATAATTACTTATTCTTTCAAgattatgaaatattttcttatccAAATTTTTTTAGTGATCTCTGTTTTTTTATCGATGGATATAATAtctatttttattcaaacaaaaaatataaaatcaaaaatattaaattatccaATGTAAGTAATGAAAATTGCTTTGGTCATAATATTCAGAACAAGTCAGGTCAAAAAGAGGAACAAAATATTCAAGATGACATTCCTGATGATTTAGAAGATCAAAtggaagatatatattttttggatgaaaataatgatataaatgacacaaaaataaatgaatccAATAAGAATGATGTATCTAATGTTAAGGAGGACACGGTTTATAATTTTtcgaattttttaaaaagatataGAGAAAAGGAGGacccattattattaaaagaggGAAAAGATggtaataatgatatatatattgataaaataaaaagatggaatacaaaaaaaaaaattaatgataaaaatggggatgtaaatataaatgtaagtgatataaataatacaaataatataaataagagtACCCCTATTGACCATAACaccattttatataatgacagtattaataaacaaaataataaaaatttaatgtCATTCTTTGAATATATGGACACCATTAATTTTGATcctttaaaaataagaaaccTCAATTTTgagatgataaaatattgttatatgaacaaatataattataataaaattttaaataatataaataatatattaacaaataaTTTTGCTGTTATAGAAATAGAAAACAGTTGTGTATGTCTTTTAATTGGATTATTaattaagaaaaaacaagaaataaatatattaaaacatagtgatttaataaaaaatatagaaaaaatattagaatCCAACATGGTTGGAACAGATTTGTATCAAGAAAGATTCAATAAACAAAacaagaataaaaataatttattatattcagaTGACGATGTATTTAGAAATcctatacatataaattttgtttataatataattacattaataaaatatattataatatataattatgataaggaaatattaaataaaatagacATATTACCATTTTTGATGTTCTTCCGAACGCtaccattttttattaacaataaaaataaagagaaatatataaatggagatataaatataaacacacATACAGAtgttaatacaaatatatatacaaataaatatatgaacacTCCTTCAAATGAGGATGCATACTTTTTCATTTCAacagaaattataaaaattttccgccttttattatattgtaatatatatatagaatccGTAGATTATTTTCACGACATAATAAATTACGTTAATAGTGTGGttgtatacaaaaaaaaaaaaaatgaggaatgttatatttataaaaagttCTTAtctcaaatatatttatatataagtgtTTACAATTGCATGCATGCTGATAAAGAACTTTCGGGTCTTTTATATCACAATAAAATTATCAGAACGTTAGAAAATTCtgtaaatgataatatttatttttctcctacttatgatgataatataaaatctaTTATTAAATCTAATCAATATGAAAAAGGCATTACACAACATCAAAAAGATGATCAATTAGATGATATAACAAAAAGGGGTAATACAGAATgttattcttttaatatattatgtgacctagaattattatatcagtgttatacttatatatattctatatttatagctaccaaaaaaatgaaagataataataataataataatattaatattaatgataaggAAGATAGATTTATAAACATTgaacacataaaaaatattataaaaacaattaaaGTTGtagttatatttattaagaaTAAATTGAATCACTtacttaatttttatattgaaaGAGAAGAAGGAAATAAAACAAAGACAAACATAGCAACAACAATAATTAAAGATATATGGAATGAATGCCCTTTtccttttaattatataatatataataaaagagaaaCAAATTTATATCTCTTCTTTTTAGTatacatacaaatattaaatgttatattaaatatttattatattctaatacatatggaatatataaatgaagaaaaggTCATGTTAATAggtatcaaaaatatatttgaagaTATAGagaatgaaatattaaataattttatgatGAATGTatttaaagaagaaaatatattacaatcacataatatttttttaccattagcatatttattttataatatatataagataaaatgtttttataatatatccaataataatgataatattataaaggaagaaaagaaaaatataaaattgcatttattattattttattctttgaCCTATTCAtcatctttatatttaaattttgaatgtttgaagaaaatatttaataatccCTTTCTCATggaagataatataaataatgagaCAACAAGTAAAAGGATTAATCACAATAATGTAGATAATATGGAAACAAACAGGTGTGATAAGAAAGAAGTTattgataatgataatataaaagatgatttaatagatatagaaaataataatagtgatatatataaagaagataTTACTTGTAGTAATTtgcaaaaaaacaaaaaaaaacatatatatttattaacctttttaaacaaatatataactacagataataataaatgtttattattttttcatagtaaaaaaaatcttatcttattatttcttataaacatttttaaGGCATGTTGCAAACCAAgcaatgaaattaaaaaagaagagaaattaaatatacacaaaaatttaacattattattaaatgaatattttattgaattcatatcaaataatatggaCATAGACATGTTTCTAAAAATTTTTGTATCCATATTTATAGTAGATAATTCTAAATCTATTGGAGATTTCTTaagtgaagaaaaaaatatatatcatttattagAAAGAatagcacatatatatatatttaaaagggTAAGTATAACACCTGATGCAGCacaaaagaataatataaaccatGACAATAAGAAGGATgacatcatcatcataaacaaaaacaacaacagcaacaataataataataatgatattattaatgatgataattgtGAGACTAATCATTGTTGTGATAATATGAACAGTTCAAGAATTAATGTTTCAGCCACCttatatttagaaaaaattcaaaatataattataacttttacaaataacaataatttagatataataaaagaagaaaatatccTACATAATATACATCACTTAAATAAATTTcgaaatgaaaaaagaaatattactTGCTACAATGatcaaaaagaaatattaattaataaaaatattcttgttattatttatcaaCAAATTATAGAATCATATAAAAAGGGTTGTTTCTTTaatcctttatttttatcgtttttattttttttttcctctaGTTCATTTCCAAATGAATGTCgtcaattattttttaatgatgatgatttaataaaaatgttagcaaaaaatatttttatacatttttatgataatactcattatattatatttacaacTTCAACATATTATGGagaagaacaaaataattatcttATCAATATAACTCATTTGTTCCCACCactttattcatttattataaatacaacAGAAGATGAAATTAACTTGAATAAAAATTTGGAATCCTATTTCAGAAgtgtaaaaaaagaaaattcatATACAAGTTTATTAcactttatattttatatgaagcAAGCCTTTTtacaaacataa